CCGATTGGTGTGCCTACGACAGTCATGTTTGATTTTAGCCAACAAGCTGTGCAAATCCAGCGTTAGCGAGACAGATAAGTAGATGTTGCAAATCGTGCTCGATAGTTGGAATTGGCTCCCTGAGTTAATTCAAATACTACTCAAGATTGTTGTCATCGTAGTGCCAATCATGCTGTCTGTTGCTTATTTAACCCTGGCAGAGCGTAAGGTTATTAGTTATATGCAGGTGCGTATCGGGCCAAACCGTGTGGGTCCGTTTGGTTTGCTTCAGCCCATAGCTGACGGCCTTAAATTGGCGCTGAAAGAAATTATTATTCCAACCAATGCCAACCGTTTTTTGTTTGTTATTGCGCCGCTTTTAGTATTGGCTCCGGCATTGGCGGCATGGGCAGTCATTCCGTTTGATGAAGGGCTTGTTCTGGCAGACATCGATGCTGGTTTATTATATATCCTGGCCATGACATCGATCGGTGTTTACGGTGTCATTATTGCTGGTTGGGCTTCTAACTCAAAGTATGCATTCTTGGGTGCGCTGCGTAGTTCAGCGCAAGTCGTATCCTATGAAATCGCAATGGGTTTTGCCTTGGTTACCGTATTAATGGCAGCAGGCAGCTTGAATCTGCAAGAAATTGTTTTGAGCCAGCAGGGCGGCATTGGTCATTGGTTTCTTTGGCCATTGTTGCCAATGTTTATTGTCTATTTTATTTCCGGTGTGGCTGAAACTAACCGCGCACCGTTTGATGTTGCCGAAGGTGAATCAGAGATTGTCGCTGGTTTTCACGTTGAATATGCGGGCATGACCTTTGCCTTATTCTTTTTGGCAGAATACGCCAGTATGATTTTGATTGCTGCGCTGACAGCCATTATGTTTATGGGTGGTTGGTTGTCACCGTTTGAAGGTGTTACGTTTTTGAATTTAGATGCTTTAACTTCTTGGGTGCCAGGTATTGCTTGGTTGTTACTCAAGATGAGTTTTTTCCTGTTCCTGTTTTTATGGTTTCGAGCAACTTTCCCGCGTTATCGTTATGATCAAATTATGCGCCTGGGTTGGAAGGTGTTTATTCCGATCACCATAGTCTGGATAGTGGTCACCGGTTTTCTGGTGTTAGGTGAAGTTGGTCCTTGGTTTGATAAGGCGTAGATGATGTTCTGTGAGAGAAAAATGCGATGAGTAAATTGGGACATTATTTTAACAGCTTCATGTTGGTCGAGTTATTTCGCGGCTTGATGCTCACCGGCCGTTATTTTTTTAAAAAGAAGATTACGGTTCAGTATCCAGAAGAAAAAACACCACAGTCGCCGCGTTTTCGTGGTCTGCACGCATTGCGTCGCTACCCGAACGGTGAAGAACGTTGCATTGCTTGCAAGTTGTGTGAGGCGGTTTGCC
The sequence above is drawn from the Gammaproteobacteria bacterium genome and encodes:
- the nuoH gene encoding NADH-quinone oxidoreductase subunit NuoH → MLQIVLDSWNWLPELIQILLKIVVIVVPIMLSVAYLTLAERKVISYMQVRIGPNRVGPFGLLQPIADGLKLALKEIIIPTNANRFLFVIAPLLVLAPALAAWAVIPFDEGLVLADIDAGLLYILAMTSIGVYGVIIAGWASNSKYAFLGALRSSAQVVSYEIAMGFALVTVLMAAGSLNLQEIVLSQQGGIGHWFLWPLLPMFIVYFISGVAETNRAPFDVAEGESEIVAGFHVEYAGMTFALFFLAEYASMILIAALTAIMFMGGWLSPFEGVTFLNLDALTSWVPGIAWLLLKMSFFLFLFLWFRATFPRYRYDQIMRLGWKVFIPITIVWIVVTGFLVLGEVGPWFDKA